In a genomic window of Prochlorococcus marinus str. GP2:
- the ftsH gene encoding ATP-dependent zinc metalloprotease FtsH, translating into MPIRQDDNQPNRRFGIVNIILIGVGALLLFSSLFPNQNMQIPRVPYSLFIDQVNDGEVKRAYITQEQIRYELNGAEEGAPSVLATTPIFDMDLPQRLESKGVEFAAAPPKKPNFFSTILSWVVPPLIFILVLQFFARRSMGGGGAQGALSFTKSKAKVYVPDDESKVTFADVAGVDEAKDELTEIVDFLKKPERYTDIGARIPKGVLLVGPPGTGKTLLSKAVAGEAEVPFFIISGSEFVELFVGAGAARVRDLFEQAKKKAPCIIFIDELDAIGKSRSGSMGVVGGNDEREQTLNQLLTEMDGFASTDKPVIVLAATNQPEVLDAALLRPGRFDRQVLVDRPDLSGRKTILEIYTKKVKLADSIDLDSIAQATSGFAGADLANMVNEAALLAARAKRKSVEQQDLSEAIERVVAGLEKKSRVLQDDEKKVVAYHEVGHAIVGHLMPGGSKVAKISIVPRGMSALGYTLQLPTEERFLNSKDELKGQIATLLGGRSAEEVVFGKITTGASNDLQRATDIAEQMVGTFGMSDILGPLAYDKQGGGQFLGNGNNPRRSVSDATAQAIDKEVRELVDDAHETALKILRNNLSLLESISQKILQEEVIEGDDLKALLEECKMPA; encoded by the coding sequence ATGCCAATAAGACAAGACGATAATCAACCTAATAGAAGATTCGGAATAGTTAATATCATTTTAATAGGAGTTGGAGCTTTACTTTTATTCAGTAGTCTTTTCCCGAATCAGAATATGCAGATACCAAGAGTACCTTATTCACTTTTTATCGATCAAGTAAATGATGGTGAAGTTAAAAGAGCATATATTACTCAAGAGCAAATTAGATATGAATTGAATGGGGCTGAGGAAGGTGCTCCTTCAGTATTAGCTACAACTCCTATCTTTGATATGGATTTACCACAAAGACTAGAGAGTAAAGGGGTAGAATTTGCCGCTGCACCTCCTAAAAAACCTAATTTCTTTTCAACAATTTTAAGCTGGGTTGTACCTCCATTGATTTTTATACTTGTTTTGCAATTTTTTGCAAGGAGAAGTATGGGAGGTGGAGGCGCACAAGGGGCTTTAAGTTTTACAAAAAGTAAGGCTAAAGTTTATGTTCCAGATGATGAATCAAAAGTAACTTTTGCTGATGTGGCAGGTGTTGATGAGGCTAAAGATGAATTAACTGAAATAGTTGACTTTTTAAAAAAACCAGAAAGATATACAGATATTGGCGCAAGAATTCCCAAGGGTGTACTTTTAGTGGGCCCTCCTGGAACAGGTAAAACTCTTTTGTCAAAAGCAGTTGCTGGTGAAGCTGAGGTTCCCTTTTTTATTATTTCTGGTTCTGAATTCGTAGAACTTTTTGTTGGTGCTGGTGCAGCCCGAGTTAGAGATTTATTTGAACAAGCTAAAAAGAAAGCTCCATGCATAATATTTATTGATGAGTTAGATGCAATTGGTAAAAGTCGTTCTGGTTCAATGGGAGTTGTAGGAGGTAACGATGAAAGAGAGCAAACCCTAAACCAGCTACTTACTGAAATGGATGGTTTTGCTTCTACTGATAAGCCTGTGATAGTTCTTGCTGCGACCAACCAACCAGAAGTCCTTGATGCTGCTCTTTTAAGACCCGGTAGATTTGATAGACAAGTACTAGTAGATAGACCCGATTTGTCTGGGAGAAAAACGATACTGGAGATATACACTAAGAAAGTTAAATTAGCTGATTCAATAGACTTAGACTCTATTGCACAGGCTACAAGTGGTTTCGCAGGAGCCGACTTGGCTAATATGGTTAATGAGGCTGCTTTACTTGCTGCAAGAGCTAAAAGAAAGAGTGTGGAACAACAGGATTTGAGTGAGGCTATTGAAAGGGTAGTTGCTGGTCTTGAAAAGAAAAGTAGAGTTCTACAAGATGATGAGAAGAAAGTTGTAGCCTATCATGAAGTTGGCCACGCCATTGTTGGTCACCTTATGCCCGGAGGGTCAAAAGTTGCAAAAATTTCCATTGTGCCAAGAGGTATGAGTGCGCTTGGATATACTCTTCAACTGCCAACGGAAGAAAGGTTCTTGAATTCAAAAGATGAATTAAAAGGACAGATAGCTACACTGCTTGGAGGTAGGTCTGCAGAAGAAGTTGTTTTTGGGAAGATTACTACTGGTGCTTCAAACGATCTACAAAGAGCAACAGATATAGCAGAACAAATGGTTGGCACATTTGGAATGAGCGATATTCTTGGACCTCTTGCTTACGACAAACAAGGCGGAGGTCAGTTTTTAGGTAATGGAAATAATCCTAGAAGATCTGTTAGTGACGCCACCGCTCAGGCAATTGATAAAGAGGTCAGAGAGCTAGTTGATGATGCACATGAGACTGCACTCAAAATTTTAAGGAACAATTTATCTCTTTTGGAATCAATTTCTCAAAAAATTCTCCAAGAGGAAGTTATTGAAGGTGATGATCTCAAAGCTCTCTTGGAAGAATGTAAAATGCCTGCATAG
- the ribD gene encoding bifunctional diaminohydroxyphosphoribosylaminopyrimidine deaminase/5-amino-6-(5-phosphoribosylamino)uracil reductase RibD, giving the protein MSEKNVSHTKWMKRAIFLASLGKNTTSPNPSVGAVIIDKNGNLISEGFHYRTGMPHAEAMAFNNLKKDAKGGTMYVNLEPCCHHGKTPPCVSKVISSGIKKIFISIQDPDKRVAGKGIKLLKEAGIQVELGLCKKESLELNKAFIHRNKTEKAFGVLKWAMSIDGRIGLKNGKSKWISNEESRSLVHSFRAEFDAIIIGGNTLRKDNPLLTSRGLKNPEPLRVIFTKSLDLPSRSNLWDCDKAKTIIIYDSSTANEGYLNRIPKCVEVKKISSDNPELISRILAKRGCNKVLWECGPRLATAAIKSNCIQEVIAFIAPKILGGENSMNPLSDLDFSEMKEIIELRNSQFGLIGNDICLKSSLDY; this is encoded by the coding sequence ATGTCTGAAAAAAATGTAAGCCATACAAAATGGATGAAAAGGGCAATTTTTTTGGCTTCTTTAGGCAAAAATACAACTAGTCCTAACCCTAGTGTGGGAGCAGTAATAATTGATAAGAATGGAAATCTTATCTCGGAAGGTTTTCATTACAGGACAGGGATGCCTCATGCTGAGGCGATGGCTTTTAATAATTTAAAAAAAGATGCTAAAGGTGGAACAATGTATGTAAATCTTGAACCTTGCTGCCATCATGGCAAAACACCTCCATGCGTAAGTAAGGTAATTTCTTCAGGAATTAAAAAAATTTTTATATCTATTCAAGATCCTGATAAAAGAGTTGCTGGTAAAGGTATTAAATTGCTTAAAGAGGCTGGAATTCAAGTTGAATTGGGTTTATGTAAAAAAGAATCTTTAGAATTAAATAAGGCTTTTATTCATAGGAATAAAACTGAAAAAGCATTTGGGGTACTTAAATGGGCAATGAGTATTGATGGCAGAATAGGTTTAAAAAATGGAAAAAGTAAATGGATTTCTAATGAAGAATCAAGATCATTAGTTCACTCTTTTAGAGCAGAATTTGATGCAATAATCATTGGAGGAAATACATTAAGAAAAGATAATCCTCTTTTGACTTCAAGGGGTTTAAAAAATCCTGAGCCTTTACGAGTAATTTTTACAAAAAGTTTGGATCTACCTTCAAGATCTAATCTTTGGGATTGCGATAAAGCAAAAACTATTATTATTTATGATTCTTCTACAGCAAATGAAGGTTACCTTAATAGGATTCCTAAATGCGTGGAGGTTAAAAAAATATCATCAGATAATCCAGAATTAATTTCAAGAATACTAGCTAAAAGAGGTTGTAACAAGGTTTTGTGGGAATGTGGACCTAGATTGGCTACAGCTGCTATTAAATCTAATTGTATTCAAGAAGTTATTGCTTTTATTGCTCCAAAAATTTTAGGAGGAGAAAATTCTATGAATCCTTTAAGTGATCTTGACTTTAGTGAAATGAAGGAAATTATTGAACTAAGAAATTCTCAGTTTGGTTTGATTGGAAATGATATATGCCTTAAGAGTTCATTAGATTATTAA
- a CDS encoding DUF3122 domain-containing protein, which translates to MKKITKSSKNIFLKGIFPLVLLISLIFNPLKVSAEVAETEINGELINASSEFLRDLDFETWQLVAYKSPLFADKLILRVIGYPGNLRIDHPTDLSVESGRKKWILDDKTLLNVELANDGRQAAAEFDLDELIKNLDKNRPLRLSLSGVFSELPVPPFVVKEWRSIN; encoded by the coding sequence ATGAAGAAAATTACAAAATCAAGTAAAAATATTTTTTTAAAAGGAATTTTCCCTTTAGTTTTACTAATATCCCTTATTTTTAATCCATTAAAAGTATCTGCAGAAGTTGCTGAAACAGAAATAAATGGGGAATTAATAAATGCTAGTAGTGAGTTTTTAAGGGATTTGGATTTTGAAACTTGGCAATTAGTAGCTTATAAATCTCCTCTTTTTGCAGATAAATTGATCTTGAGAGTAATAGGATATCCCGGCAATCTTAGGATTGATCATCCCACTGACTTAAGTGTTGAATCAGGAAGGAAAAAGTGGATTTTGGATGATAAAACATTACTTAATGTAGAATTAGCAAATGATGGAAGACAAGCTGCTGCAGAATTTGATCTTGATGAATTGATTAAAAATTTAGATAAAAATAGACCATTAAGATTATCTTTGTCGGGAGTTTTTTCTGAGCTGCCTGTCCCTCCCTTTGTTGTTAAAGAATGGAGATCAATAAACTGA